One genomic segment of Oenanthe melanoleuca isolate GR-GAL-2019-014 chromosome 5, OMel1.0, whole genome shotgun sequence includes these proteins:
- the LOC130253653 gene encoding tumor necrosis factor receptor superfamily member 10C-like, with translation MGLFLLPLLVSVWWDSDWGCLSAGTGSSSSACLPRVAWSTSEPKFRVFWGKKISCSSSVVLLTMPGAQANCGQNEYPHEGLCCVLCEAGTFVADHCSVSHWKGKCDPCKEGKSFTAHANGLEGCVPCRQCNEDQITLRPCTLTQDAECQCKHGYSCADEDCEICERISQMHPDGKEISQNSTDATDAGSPSQGMSAVVWVILALSVLVLVIVVVGLKKLKRAKAASADKDAERGFHSMRVSETAIEMELTPSPHAESRQGWIAQRRYVQAIKPCLRRKIDSGTFFSGGGVSVLEAI, from the exons atggggctgttcctgctgccgCTGCTGGTGAGTGTCTGGTGGGATTCTGACTGGGGCTGCTTGTCCGCGGGCACGGGCTCGTCCTCCTCCGCCTGCCTGCCGAGAGTGGCGTGGTCGACTTCAGAACCCAAATTCCGCGTTTTCTGGGGCAAAAAGATTTCCTGTAGCTCTAGT GTTGTGCTACTGACCATGCCTGGAGCCCAAGCGAACTGTGGGCAGAATGAGTATCCCCACGAAGGTCTCTGCTGTGTATTGTGTGAAGCAG GTACTTTTGTTGCTGATCACTGCAGCGTTTCACATTGGAAGGGAAAATGTGATCCttgcaaggaaggaaaaagctttACTGCCCATGCAAATGGCTTGGAGGGATGTGTGCCTTGCAGACAGTGTAATGAAG ATCAGATAACCTTGAGACCCTGTACTCTGACACAGGATGCTGAATGCCAGTGCAAGCACGGGTATTCCTGTGCTGATGAGGACTGTGAGATATGTGAGAGAATCAGTCAAAT GCATCCGGATGGGAAAGAAATCTCACAGAATTCCACTGATGCTACAGATGCAGGCTCACCCAGTCAAG GGATGAGCGCTGTTGTTTGGGTTATTCTGGCTCTGTCTGTCTTGGTTTTGGTAATTGTTGTTGTTGGTCTTAAAAAGCTGAAGCGTGCTAAAG ctgcctcagctgaTAAAGATGCAGAGAGAG GCTTCCATTCAATGAGGGTGTCAGAAACTGCTATAGAAATGGAATTGACACCCTCACCTCATGCAGAGAGCCGGCAGGGAT GGATTGCTCAGCGCCGTTATGTCCAAGCAATAAAACCCTGTCTGAGACGGAAAATCGATTCtgggacttttttttctggCGGCGGCGTCTCCGTCCTTGAAGCTATTTGA